One Bombus pyrosoma isolate SC7728 linkage group LG11, ASM1482585v1, whole genome shotgun sequence DNA segment encodes these proteins:
- the LOC122573115 gene encoding LOW QUALITY PROTEIN: dynein axonemal heavy chain 7 (The sequence of the model RefSeq protein was modified relative to this genomic sequence to represent the inferred CDS: substituted 1 base at 1 genomic stop codon) has protein sequence MEKIDKFNEEEASFGWDITQYPRRKQIADQLKPFKLLFDAICDFLTKQDKWLNSMIGSYNPEDIDNDVGYAFRTIYKLERSFQEPALRQLAASVREKIEDFREYMPIVFTLGNPGLKDRHWEQISEIINIPIKVDPDLTLAKILDMNLGVYVSQFESISDNASKEATLERAMDKMEKDWADLYFTVNPFKDTGTYVIAGVDDVQLLLDDHIIRTVTIKNSPNIKPFEARILRWEYKLHLLQDILDQWLRVQAIWMYLEPIFTSPDIQQQMPEEGRKFSAVDKTWRDIMKTVHADPRVFVVVEIDKMLERLKKSYGLLEDIQKGLNDYLERKRLFFPRFFFLSNDELLEILSETKDPTRVQPHLKKCFEGIHRLHFNEDLEVVAMISTEDEEVRLIETISTAAARGQVEKWLAELETVMRKSIRNEVLLAIQAYPTKSRKVWVLEWPGQTILCVGKTYWTLRIEESMPYGVQGIKRYLDQCQAELNDIISLIRGKLSKQNRITLEALVTLDVHGKDVLASLYQEKVIKNTDFKWLCHLRYYWLEENMWAYMINSQQRYGYEYLGNSSRLVITPLTDRCYRTLFGALSLHLGGAPEGPAGTGKTETTKDLAKAIAKQCVVFNCSEGLDYLALGKFFKGLASCGAWSCFDEFNRIDLEVLSVVAQQILTIQRAINSGAEKIVFEGTEIFLDPTCAIFITMNPGYAGRSELPDNLKALFRPVAMMVPDYALIAENTLYSYGFYNGRPLAVKIVTAYRLCSEQLSSQHHYDYGMRAVKSVLVAAGNLKLRYPDESEDILMLRSILDVNLPKFLVHDLPLFEGIASDLFPGVVLPPPDYTHLNACTMDACAAANIQCTDFFLEKIQQIYEMMIVRHGFMIVGLPFGGKTSAYRILADCLGLLEERKLMDEHRVEITVINPKAITMGQLYGQFDPASHEWSDGVLAVSYRAFATSTNLNRKWLVFDGPVDALWIENMNTVLDDNKKLCLTSGEIIQLAPTTNLIFEPMDLEVASPATVSRCGMIYMEPISLGWKPILLSWLNTLPLSFTEHLKNHLHEMYMRFCPPLLHLLRWGVKELITMQDANMVRSVTYLFDCFLDEYHDEKYLQTLTDLDLRAQVEGCFFFSCIWALGGTLMVDSRECFSDLFRALTEREFPADVRERFNVSEETTDPSKPYVVNLPMTGLVFDYKYIKEGRGKWRPWMDDLKDVPVIPKDIPMNQIIVPTIETVRYFHLFKLLICHQKPILLVGPTGTGKSVYIMEFLLKKNDPEIFKPLFVIFSAQTTANQTQEIIMNKLDRRKKGLYGAPPGKYWVVFVDDISMPQKEEYGAQPPIELLRQWLDHWTWYDLKEVTPIQLVDVQLVCAMGPPSSGLDVTLRFKRHFFTLGISEFSDDVLNTIFSTIVAWHFTNKEFPDYYFPSVDYIVSGTLDVYKETRVYLLPTPAKCHYLFNLRDFSRVIQGVLLCTPESVTKPASLKRLWVHEVLRVYGDRLVDDHDIKWLVEQIRRTMLEYMDDNLDHLFQDLLTARSGTVTEVELRNLIYCDFYDTLADKKLYSEVEDLDHLAIVAEEYLAEYNSISRTPMNLVLFRFYSVAYILSEKRXKLRSFLKKGFAVEHLSKICRIMMQPRSHALLIGVGGSGRQSLTKLAAHISDYELFQVEMSQQYGLYEWHEDVKDILKKSAASDLHTAFLFLDTQIKEETFLEDISNLLNSGEVPNIFAPDEISDICEKMRVIDRQRDRSLQTDGSPVALFNFFVQTVREHLHIVVTMSPIGDNFRIRIRKFPALVNCCTIDWLQPWPEDALLAVATKFLGEIDLTEKERDACIEMCQFFHMSTQELTKEFLRKSKRYNYVTPTSYLELINTFKDLLAKKRKEALDGKKRYEAGLEKLDSTHRQVEKMQEILVALQPKLLVAAKDVEAMFLDVQRESEEVAAMEQVVKRDEEAAMVVANEASAIRAECDADLQEVMPILNAANDALNTLTPQDIQIVRSMKRPPAGVRLVMEAVCILKDVKSEKVKTPDGVIDDYWRPSLRILSDMKFLESLLTFDKDNIPERIMTKIRTTILTNPNFDPERIRQVSTACEGLCRWVFALSEYDKVAKIVAPKKQALALAEADYNEAMRQLNLKRSQLQEVRDRLAKLEELLAERRAEYQAMTDEVNECEARLRRARELIGGLGGEYTRWSDTAKELGERYYKLTGDILIGSGIVAYLGVFTTQYRQQQIDNWVQICTDLEVICTKDYQLTQILGDPVLIRSWNIFGLPSDLFSIDNAIIVTNSRRWPLMIDPQGQANKWVKNMEKENNIHVIRLSQSDYMRVLENAIQFGQPVLLENVGEELDAALEPLLMKQTFRSGGAECIKVGDSVIEYSANFRFYITTKLRNPHYLPEVAVKVTLLNFMITPIGLEDQLLGIVVAKERPDLESEKNQLIVQGAANKKKLKEIEDEILEVLSTAEGNILEDETAISVLSSSKTLSDEIVTKQTAAEITEKSIDAARLEYTPIAAYSTVLFFTIAVLANIDPMYQYSLAWFVNLFNSTIDNTERVEDIQQRLKDLTKHFTYSLYVNICRSLFEKDKLLFSLLLSVNLLNKQGRLSMPQWMFLLTGGVGLENPFANPTKWLPSKSWDELCRLNNIPGFMGFQHAFETTLNDWKAIFDHMEPHTLTFPAPYDKLNPFERMIVLRCMRPDKVVPAVQKFVEEQLGQQYIEPPPFDLVSSFADSYSCSPLIFVLTPGADPMAVLLKFADDQGFGTNRLFSLSLGQGQGVIAAQLIDEGVKNGTWVVLQNCHLAKSFMPHLEKICESFTPGTVHPDFRLWLTSYPVDHFPVSVLQNGVKMTNEPPKGLRANIIRSFLQDPICDEEFFETCKQNEAFKKLLFSLCFFHAIVQERRKFGPIGWNNQYEFNETDLRISALQLRIFLDQYDDVQFTALKYLTGECNYGGRVTDEWDRRTLNTILVKFYCMEVIAQKEHLFDPSGIYYVPEASDHDEFLEYIRSFPMATAPSVFGMNDNADIIKDQQETALMLSSLLATQSIQDIKLKKSKRKDTGETETDVGKSPDEIVYGVASDILSKLPDDFDLVDALEIYPTLYNQSMNTVLVQEMGRFNKLLQTIRNSLINVQKAIKGLVIMNPDLEEVYVSIITGKISKMWMRNSYPSLKPLGSYIQDFLKRLAFLQLWYDEGPPTTFWISGFYFTQAFLTGAQQNYARKYSIPIDLLVYDFVPLKETVFPEPPTDGVYIYGLFLDGARFNRSTMKLDESLPKILYDVVPYIWLIPMKKEDVKERYTYTCPVYKTTERKGVLSTTGHSTNFVIAIWLPTDHPPEHWILRGVAMICQLSD, from the exons ATGGAGAAGATCGATAAGTTtaacgaagaagaagcatcgTTTGGCTGGGACATAACGCAATATCCACGTCGTAAACAGATCGCTGATCAACTGAAGCCCTTCAAACTACTCTTTGACGCAATTTGTGACTTTTTGACCAAGCAGGATAAGTGGTTAAACTCAATGATCGGTTCTTATAATCCGGAGGACATCGATAACGACGTAGGATACGCGTTCAG AACGATCTACAAGCTGGAGAGAAGTTTTCAAGAGCCAGCTTTGAGGCAGCTAGCAGCCAGCGTCCGGGAAAAAATCGAGGACTTCAGGGAATACATGCCGATCGTTTTTACGCTTGGTAATCCAGGATTAAAGGATCGCCATTGGGAGCAAATTTCGGAGATCATAAACATTCCGATAAAAGTCGATCCCGATTTAACATTGGCGAAGATTCTGGACATGAATTTGGGCGTATACGTCAGCCAGTTCGAGAGCATCTCGGACAACGCGTCGAAGGAAGCAACCTTGGAAAGAGCCATGGATAAGATGGAGAAGGATTGGGCCGATTTATACTTTACGGTGAACCCTTTCAAGGATACTGGTACCTACGTCATCGCTGGTGTCGACGATGTACAACTTCTTTTAGACGATCACATCATTAGGACAGTTACTATCAAGAATTCGCCGAACATAAAACCCTTCGAAGCAAGGATAct GAGATGGGAGTACAAACTTCATTTGCTGCAAGATATTCTGGACCAATGGCTACGCGTGCAGGCGATCTGGATGTACCTGGAGCCGATCTTCACATCGCCGGATATACAGCAACAGATGCcagaggaaggaagaaaattttccgCGGTGGATAAAACTTGGCGTGACATTATGAAGACCGTCCACGCGGATCCTCGTGTTTTCGTGGTCgtcgaaatcgataaaatgttGGAGCGGCTAAAGAAGAGCTACGGATTACTAGAAGACATTCAAAAGGGTCTGAATGATTACCTCGAAAGAAAACGACTCTTCTTCCCGAGATTCTTTTTCCTGTCTAACGACGAGTTGCTGGAAATTCTCTCTGAAACTAAGGATCCGACTCG GGTTCAGCCACATCTAAAGAAATGTTTCGAGGGAATACATAGATTACATTTTAACGAGGACCTCGAGGTGGTCGCTATGATATCGACAGAGGACGAAGAGGTTCGACTGATAGAGACGATATCCACAGCTGCTGCCAGAGGACAAGTAGAGAAATGGTTGGCCGAATTGGAAACGGTTATGCGAAAAAGTATACGAAATGAGGTGCTGCTAGCGATCCAGGCGTATCCTACTAAATCGAGGAAGGTCTGGGTGTTGGAATGGCCAGGGCAAACGATTCTTTGCGTTGGTAAAACATACTGGACTCTACGTATAGAGGAATCGATGCCGTACGGTGTTCAAGGAATAAAGAGATACTTGGATCAATGTCAGGCAGAACTGAACGACATTATATCGTTAATCAGAGGCAAACTCTCGAAACAGAATCGCATCACTCTTG AAGCTTTAGTTACGCTGGATGTGCATGGGAAAGACGTGCTTGCGTCGCTTTACCAGGAGAAAGTGATCAAGAATACCGATTTCAAATGGTTGTGTCACTTGCGTTACTATTGGCTG GAAGAAAACATGTGGGCTTACATGATAAACTCACAGCAACGTTATGGTTATGAGTACCTTGGCAATTCTTCAAGATTAGTAATCACTCCCTTAACGGATAGATGTTATCGAACTCTATTCGGCGCTTTGAGCCTTCATCTAGGCGGTGCACCAGAGGGACCCGCCGGAACTGGTAAAACAGAGACAACGAAAGATCTTGCTAAAGCAATAGCAAAACAGTGCGTCGTCTTTAATTGTTCCGAAGGCCTCGATTACCTCGCATTAGGAAAATTCTTCAAGGGATTAGCTTCTTGCGGCGCCTGGTCTTGTTTTGACGAATTCAATCGAATCGATCTCGAAGTGTTATCAGTAGTAGCGCaacaaattttaacgattcaaCGAGCGATAAACAGCGGCGCTGAGAAAATCGTATTCGAGGGCACAGAGATCTTTCTAGATCCAACATGCGCCATTTTTATCACGATGAATCCGGGTTACGCGGGGAGATCAGAGTTGCCGGACAATCTAAAGGCATTGTTCCGTCCCGTGGCCATGATGGTGCCGGATTACGCGCTGATCGCCGAGAACACGCTATACTCCTATGGCTTTTATAACGGTAGACCTCTAGCTGTAAAAATCGTCACAGCTTACAGACTTTGCTCCGAGCAGTTGAGCAGTCAGCATCATTACGATTATGGTATGAGGGCAGTGAAATCTGTCCTCGTTGCAGCTGGCAATTTAAAGCTCAG GTATCCTGACGAGTCTGAAGACATCCTCATGCTAAGAAGCATATTGGATGTTAACCTGCCAAAATTTTTGGTTCACGATCTGCCTCTTTTCGAAGGCATCGCTTCAGATTTGTTTCCCGGAGTCGTTCTTCCACCGCCAGATTATACTCACCTAAACGCGTGTACGATGGATGCGTGTGCCGCTGCTAATATTCAGTGTACTGATTTCTTTTTGGAGAAGATACAGCAGATCTATGAGATGATGATCGTCAGACACGGTTTCATGATCGTTGGTCTACCATTTGGAGGGAAAACTTCGGCTTATAGAATATTGGCCGATTGTCTTGGTTTGTTAGAGGAACGGAAGCTGATGGACGAACACCGGGTGGAGATAACAGTTATCAATCCAAAGGCGATCACCATGGGTCAATTATACGGTCAGTTCGACCCGGCCTCGCACGAATGGAGCGACGGCGTGCTCGCTGTCAGTTACAGAGCTTTCGCGACTTCCACCAACCTGAATAGGAAATGGTTAGTCTTCGATGGGCCGGTCGACGCCCTGTGGATCGAGAACATGAATACTGTCCTGGATGACAATAAAAAGCTCTGCCTGACCTCCGGGGAAATTATCCAGCTAGCGCCCACCACGAACTTAATTTTCGAGCCTATGGACTTGGAG GTCGCGTCACCTGCCACAGTGTCAAGATGCGGTATGATTTACATGGAACCAATTAGTTTAGGTTGGAAACCAATTTTGCTCTCGTGGTTGAACACTTTACCATTGTCTTTCACGGAGCATCTTAAAAACCATTTGCACGAGATGTACATGAGGTTTTGTCCTCCGCTCTTGCATCTGCTTCGTTGGGGAGTTAAG GAATTAATAACAATGCAAGACGCTAATATGGTTAGGTCTGTGACATACTTATTCGATTGTTTCCTCGACGAGTACCACGACGAGAAGTATCTCCAAACTCTAACAGATCTAGATTTAAGGGCACAGGTGGAG GgttgcttcttcttttcttgtaTCTGGGCGTTGGGCGGCACGTTGATGGTGGACTCCCGTGAATGCTTCAGCGATCTCTTTAGAGCATTAACAGAGAGGGAATTCCCCGCCGATGTCAGAGAACGTTTCAATGTTTCCGAAGAAACCACCGATCCATCGAAACCATACGTAGTAAATTTACCAATGACAGGTTTGGTGTTCGATTATAAATACATCAAAGAAGGTAGAGGCAAATGGAGACCTTGGATGGATGATCTAAAAGACGTTCCAGTAATACCAAAAGACATACCAATGAATCAGATAATCGTCCCCACGATCGAAACTGTTCGTTACTTTCATCTGTTTAAACTGTTAATTTGTCATCAAAAACCTATCCTTTTGGTCGGTCCGACGGGTACCGGGAAATCAGTGTACATCATGGAGTTTTTATTGAAGAAGAACGACccagaaattttcaaacctCTTTTCGTAATATTCTCCGCGCAGACTACTGCCAATCAAACCCAAGAGATCATCATGAACAAATTGGACAGACGAAAGAAGGGACTATATGGAGCTCCGCCAGGAAAGTACTGGGTTGTATTCGTGGACGATATCTCCATGCCACAGAAGGAAGAGTACGGAGCACAGCCACCTATAGAGTTGTTGAGGCAATGGCTGGACCATTGGACGTGGTACGATTTGAAGGAAGTGACGCCTATACAACTGGTGGACGTTCAGCTGGTTTGCGCGATGGGTCCTCCATCCAGCGGATTGGACGTCACGCTACGATTCAAGAGACACTTCTTTACCCTAGGAATTTCCGAATTCTCCGATGACGTTCTCAACACCATCTTCTCCACCATCGTGGCATGGCACTTTACGAACAAGGAATTTCCGGACTACTACTTTCCTAGTGTCGACTACATCGTGAGCGGAACCTTGGATGTTTATAAAGAAACTAGAGTGTATCTTCTACCGACACCAGCCAAATGCCATTACTTGTTCAACTTACGAGATTTTTCCAGAGTGATTCAAGGAGTGCTACTGTGTACGCCTGAAAGTGTCACTAAACCT GCGAGTTTAAAGCGTCTCTGGGTACACGAAGTGTTGCGCGTTTATGGTGATCGGTTGGTAGACGACCATGATATTAAGTGGCTCGTCGAGCAGATACGAAGGACCATGTTAGAATATATGGATGACAATCTGGACCACCTGTTTCAAGATTTACTTACTGCTAGATCTGGCACA GTGACAGAAGTAGAGCTTCGAAATCTAATTTATTGTGACTTCTACGATACATTGGCGGATAAAAAGCTATATTCCGAAGTGGAGGATTTAGACCACTTGGCAATCGTAGCTGAAGAATATCTAGCTGAATATAATTCCATTTCGAGGACACCGATGAATCTCGTTCTTTTCAGGTTTTACTCGGTTGCGTATATTTTAAGTGAAAAACGATGAAAACTGAGGAGCTTTCTGAAAAAAGG ATTCGCCGTAGAACATCTATCAAAGATCTGTCGCATAATGATGCAGCCTCGAAGTCACGCGTTATTAATCGGAGTGGGCGGTTCGGGGCGCCAATCGTTAACGAAATTAGCAGCTCACATCTCGGACTACGAATTGTTTCAAGTGGAAATGTCTCAACAGTATGGTCTATACGAATGGCACGAAGACGTAAAAGATATTCTAAAAAAGAGCGCAGCCAGCGATCTGCACACAGCTTTCCTGTTTTTGGATACACAAATTAAAGAAGAGACCTTTCTGGAAGACATTAGCAATCTTTTAAATTCCGGAGAGGTTCCTAACATATTTGCACCTGATGAGATATCCGATATTTGCGAGAAGATGCGAGTGATCGATCGTCAGAGAGACAGATCCTTGCAGACAGACGGCAGCCCCGTGGCtttgttcaatttcttcgtacAAACTGTTCGCGAACACTTGCATATCGTGGTCACCATGTCGCCTATTGGTGACAATTTTCGTATcagaattcgaaaatttccgGCATTGGTGAATTGTTGCACGATAGATTGGCTGCAACCTTGGCCTGAGGACGCATTGCTCGCTGTGGCGACTAAATTCTTGGGCGAAATCGATCTAACGGAGAAGGAACGTGACGCCTGCATCGAGATGTGCCAATTCTTTCATATGTCCACGCAGGAGTTGACAAAGGAATTCCTGAGGAAGTCAAAGAGGTACAACTACGTTACGCCTACCTCGTACCTGGAGCTCATCAACACTTTCAAGGACCTGCTCgcaaaaaaaaggaaggaagcgCTCGATGGGAAAAAAAGGTACGAAGCTGGCTTGGAAAAGTTGGACAGTACTCACAGGCAAGTGGAGAAGATGCAAGAGATTTTAGTCGCGCTGCAACCGAAGCTCCTTGTCGCCGCTAAGGACGTGGAGGCCATGTTTCTCGACGTTCAAAGGGAAAGCGAGGAGGTAGCTGCCATGGAGCAAGTCGTCAAGAGGGACGAAGAGGCTGCCATG GTCGTCGCGAACGAAGCGAGTGCCATTCGCGCAGAATGCGACGCCGATCTGCAAGAAGTGATGCCGATATTAAACGCGGCGAACGATGCCTTGAACACTCTGACTCCTCAGGATATTCAAATCGTGCGATCCATGAAACGACCGCCAGCCGGTGTTCGATTGGTGATGGAAGCAGTTTGCATTTTAAAG GACGTGAAATCGGAGAAGGTTAAGACTCCAGATGGAGTTATAGATGATTATTGGAGGCCATCTCTTCGCATATTGAGCGACATGAAATTCCTCGAATCCTTATTAACGTTCGATAAGGACAACATTCCAGAAAGGATCATGACGAAGATCCGCACCACCATCTTAACAAATCCAAACTTCGATCCAGAACGGATCAGACAAGTTTCTACCGCCTGTGAAGGTCTTTGTAGATGGGTCTTCGCTCTGTCAGAGTACGACAAGGTGGCGAAGATCGTGGCGCCGAAGAAGCAAGCATTGGCCTTGGCGGAGGCCGATTACAATGAGGCCATGAGGCAATTGAACTTGAAGAGAAGTCAGCTCCAAGAAGTGCGTGACAGGCTAGCGAAGCTGGAGGAGCTGTTGGCTGAACGAAGAGCGGAGTACCAGGCGATGACGGACGAAGTGAACGAGTGCGAGGCAAGATTAAGGAGAGCCAGGGAGTTGATTGGCGGCTTAGGGGGAGAGTACACCAGATGGTCCGATACTGCGAAGGAACTAGGCGAGCGTTATTACAAGCTGACGGGAGACATTCTCATCGGCTCCGGGATCGTGGCCTATTTAGGAGTGTTCACCACTCAGTATAGACAGCAACAAATCGACAACTGGGTGCAGATTTGCACCGATTTGGAAGTAATTTGTACGAAGGACTATCAGCTTACTCAGATTCTAGGTGATCCTGTGTTGATACGGTCGTGGAATATTTTTGGTTTGCCCAGTGATTTGTTCTCGATAGATAACGCGATAATTGTTACGAATTCTCGACGATGGCCGCTGATGATCGATCCTCAGGGCCAGGCTAACAAATGGGTGAAGAATATGgagaaggaaaataatattcatgtTATTAGATTGTCGCAGAGCGATTATATGAGAGTGTTAGAAAATGCTATACAGTTTGGACAGCCAGTTTTGTTAGAGAATGTGGGCGAAGAGCTTGATGCTGCCTTGGAACCGCTCTTGATGAAACAAACATTTAGGTCTGGTGGCGCGGAATGTATCAAGGTCGGGGATTCCGTCATCGAATACTCTGCCAATTTCCG attttatattacaacCAAATTACGCAATCCTCACTATTTACCGGAGGTGGCAGTTAAGGTAACGCTACTGAATTTCATGATCACACCGATAGGCCTGGAAGATCAGCTTCTCGGTATTGTGGTAGCCAAAGAAAGGCCAGACTTGGAGTCTGAGAAGAATCAGCTAATCGTCCAAGGAGCCGCCAACAAGAA GAAACTGAAGGAGATCGAAGACGAAATTCTGGAGGTTCTGTCGACAGCAGAAGGAAATATTCTCGAGGATGAAACAGCGATTAGTGTACTTAGTTCATCCAAGACTCTTTCTGATGAGATAGTCACGAAACAAACGGCAGCTGAGATTACGGAAAAGTCTATCGACGCTGCAAGATTGGAGTACACGCCCATAGCTGCTTACAGCACCGTTCTTTTCTTCACGATTG cTGTCCTAGCGAATATTGATCCGATGTATCAATACTCTCTGGCCTGGTTCGTGAATCTGTTCAATAGCACGATCGACAACACGGAACGGGTCGAAGACATTCAGCAACGACTGAAGGACCTCACGAAGCACTTCACCTACTCACTTTACGTGAACATATGTCGGTCGTTGTTCGAGAAGGACAAGCTTTTATTCTCGCTGCTGCTTTCGGTGAACCTGCTGAATAAGCAGGGACGACTCTCGATGCCCCAATGGATGTTTCTGTTGACCGGCGGCGTTGGCCTTGAGAATCCTTTCGCAAATCCCACGAAATGGCTACCCTCGAAATCCTGGGACGAGTTGTGTCGTTTGAATAATATTCCAGGGTTTATG GGATTTCAACATGCATTCGAGACAACGTTGAATGATTGGAAAGCCATCTTTGATCATATGGAGCCTCACACTTTAACGTTTCCCGCGCCTTATGATAAGCTCAACCCTTTCGAGAGAATGATCGTGCTGCGATGTATGCGTCCTGACAAAGTTGTGCCAGCCGTTCAGAAATTTGTAGAAG AACAACTGGGACAACAGTACATCGAGCCGCCGCCCTTCGACCTGGTATCGTCGTTCGCGGATTCATATTCCTGCAGTCCCCTCATATTCGTGTTAACGCCTGGCGCCGATCCTATGGCGGTTCTACTGAAATTCGCCGACGATCAAGGTTTCGGTACAAACCGATTGTTCTCCCTCTCTTTGGGTCAAGGACAAGGAGTTATCGCCGCCCAGCTAATCGACGAGGGAGTGAAAAATGGTACCTGGGTGGTTCTGCAGAACTGTCACCTTGCCAAGAGTTTTATGCCACATTTGGAAAAG ATTTGTGAAAGCTTCACGCCTGGAACTGTGCATCCAGATTTCCGATTATGGCTGACAAGTTATCCAGTGGATCATTTTCCAGTTAGCGTCCTTCAGAATGGTGTGAAAATGACCAATGAACCACCGAAAGGACTAAGAGCAAATATAATCAGATCTTTCTTACAG GACCCAATATGCGATGAGGAATTCTTCGAGACTTGCAAACAAAACGAGGCTTTCAAGAAGCTACTTTTTTCCCTGTGCTTTTTCCACGCGATTGTTCAAGAACGCAGGAAATTTGGGCCGATCGGTTGGAATAATCAATATGAGTTCAACGAGACCGATCTACGGATCAGTGCGCTGCAATTGAGAATCTTCTTGGATCAGTACGATGACGTTCAGTTTACGGCCTTGAAATACTTAACAG GCGAATGTAATTATGGCGGTCGCGTGACAGACGAATGGGATAGGAGAACTTTAAATACGATTCTTGTGAAGTTTTATTGTATGGAAGTCATTGCACAGAAGGAACACCTATTCGATCCTAGTGGTATATACTATGTACCTGAAGCCAGTGATCATGACGAATTTCTTGAATATATTAGATCTTTTCCAATGGCCACTGCTCCTAGTGTTTTTGGGATGAACGACAATGCGGATATCATTAAGGATCAGCAGGAGACTGCATTGATGTTGTCTTCTTTATTGGCAACGCAG TCTATTCAGGATATTAAA CTGAAGAAGTCGAAGAGAAAG GACACGGGAGAAACGGAAACAGACGTAGGAAAATCACCCGACGAGATCGTCTACGGTGTAGCGTCTGATATTCTGTCAAAGTTGCCCGACGACTTCGATCTGGTGGATGCACTCGAGATATATCCGACGTTATATAATCAAAGCATGAACACGGTGCTAGTCCAGGAAATGGGAAGATTCAACAAGCTTCTGCAAACGATCAGGAATAGCCTCATAAATGTTCAGAAGGCGATCAAAG GTCTGGTGATCATGAACCCGGACCTCGAGGAGGTCTACGTATCGATAATTACTGGAAAGATATCGAAGATGTGGATGAGGAACTCTTATCCGTCGTTGAAACCGCTAGGCAGTTATATACAGGATTTCTTGAAGAGGCTCGCTTTTCTTCAG TTGTGGTACGATGAAGGACCACCGACAACCTTCTGGATCTCTGGTTTCTACTTCACACAGGCGTTTCTCACCGGCGCACAACAGAACTACGCGAGGAAATATTCGATACCGATAGATTTGCTCGTCTACGACTTTGTCCCTTTGAAGGAAACTGTTTTCCCTGAACCACCAACCGATGGTGTTTATATTTACGGTCTATTCCTCGATGGAGCTCGTTTCAACAGGAGCACGATGAAACTTGACGAATCATTGCCGAAAATTTTGTACGACGTCGTTCCCTAC ATTTGGCTGATACCGATGAAGAAGGAAGATGTGAAGGAAAGATACACATATACCTGTCCAGTGTACAAAACCACGGAGAGAAAAGGTGTTCTGTCGACAACTGGCCACTCGACGAACTTCGTAATCGCCATATGGCTCCCGACGGACCATCCACCGGAGCATTGGATTCTGCGTGGCGTAGCCATGATCTGCCAATTGTCCGATTAA